From Desulfomonilaceae bacterium, a single genomic window includes:
- a CDS encoding helix-turn-helix transcriptional regulator: MKLHTVSSRNPAEFAVMGALDLEDSHGYRLVAFLQENLSGICWLGRSQIYALLSKLEHEGLTAHERVEQSNLPSKKVFRLTEYGRNELHQWLAAPVSNLRDLRIEFLIKLFFARLRSEDIEMVLLSEQLEVCKSKRSHLIEVRSGASTRIVQEALEYRISMAQAACVWLETLIKQTSNPSSKPVPAQ; this comes from the coding sequence ATGAAACTACATACCGTTTCGTCCAGAAACCCTGCGGAATTCGCTGTCATGGGCGCTCTGGACCTTGAGGATTCTCATGGCTACAGGTTGGTAGCATTCCTTCAGGAAAATTTGTCCGGAATCTGTTGGCTTGGCCGCAGCCAAATCTATGCGTTACTGTCGAAACTCGAGCATGAAGGCCTGACAGCTCACGAACGTGTCGAACAGTCTAACCTCCCTTCGAAAAAGGTGTTCAGACTCACCGAGTATGGAAGAAATGAACTCCATCAGTGGCTAGCCGCGCCTGTCTCGAATCTCAGGGATCTCAGAATTGAGTTCCTTATCAAGCTTTTTTTCGCTCGACTCAGATCTGAAGACATAGAAATGGTTCTTCTGTCCGAACAACTCGAAGTATGTAAATCCAAGCGGTCCCATTTGATTGAAGTCAGGTCCGGGGCATCAACCAGAATCGTCCAGGAAGCTCTTGAGTATCGCATTTCAATGGCTCAGGCCGCCTGTGTCTGGCTGGAAACCCTGATCAAACAAACTTCCAACCCGTCTAGTAAACCTGTTCCCGCCCAGTAA
- the modA gene encoding molybdate ABC transporter substrate-binding protein, with the protein MMKRKGFLIPILSVLLLVGVALVSGANCFAAETGHVTIFAAASTTNAINDIAAVFKKQFGVDVVSSFASSSTLAKQIEQGAPASIFISADEDWMNYLAKKDLINPATRYNLLGNTLVLIAPVSSKIVKIDNIKSQLMAELGSGRLATGDPDHVPVGKYAKAAFEKLGIWKEIEPRLARASDVRGALALVERAEAPLGAVYSTDAAISKKVKIVGAFPSDSYPPVIYPIALIKAHESQDAKKFFEFLKGVEAKAIFKKYGFSVK; encoded by the coding sequence ATGATGAAAAGAAAAGGTTTTCTAATCCCTATTTTGTCAGTTCTATTGTTAGTTGGCGTCGCTCTTGTTTCGGGCGCCAATTGCTTTGCCGCCGAAACTGGACATGTCACCATTTTTGCCGCGGCGTCCACTACTAACGCTATTAATGATATCGCCGCCGTGTTTAAGAAACAGTTTGGGGTCGACGTGGTGTCCTCATTCGCTTCATCCTCCACTCTAGCCAAGCAGATCGAACAGGGAGCGCCTGCGTCCATTTTTATTTCCGCGGACGAGGACTGGATGAATTACCTGGCAAAGAAAGACTTGATCAACCCTGCAACCCGATACAATCTTCTAGGTAACACATTGGTGCTGATTGCTCCTGTTTCCAGTAAAATAGTGAAGATAGATAATATCAAGTCCCAATTGATGGCTGAGTTGGGCTCCGGACGGCTTGCGACAGGAGACCCGGACCACGTTCCAGTTGGTAAATACGCTAAAGCCGCGTTTGAAAAGCTCGGGATATGGAAAGAGATTGAGCCGAGACTCGCTCGAGCGAGCGATGTTCGTGGCGCTCTAGCTCTTGTCGAAAGAGCCGAGGCCCCTTTGGGAGCCGTATACTCTACTGACGCCGCTATTAGCAAGAAGGTAAAGATCGTCGGAGCCTTTCCTTCAGACAGCTATCCTCCTGTAATCTATCCGATAGCCTTGATTAAGGCCCACGAGAGCCAGGACGCCAAGAAATTCTTTGAGTTCCTCAAGGGAGTGGAAGCAAAGGCGATTTTTAAGAAATACGGTTTTAGCGTCAAGTGA
- the modB gene encoding molybdate ABC transporter permease subunit, whose translation MTEWYSLTPLEQEALRLSLWISTWAVIAILPPGIFIAWILARKRFVGKTLLDGLTHLPLVLPPVVIGYLLLVLLGRNGVIGAWIYKNLGISFIFNWKGAAVASAVVAFPLLVRAIRLSIEQVDEGLEAAAKTLGAGPIRVFFTVTVPLIMPGIITGVILAFARSLSEFGATITFVSNIPGQTRTLPLALYTLTQVPDGEAGAMRLCAISVIVAFVALMLSEFSSRYVLNRIRG comes from the coding sequence GTGACTGAATGGTACTCATTGACGCCACTGGAACAGGAGGCGCTCAGGCTGAGCCTGTGGATATCAACATGGGCGGTCATAGCCATCCTTCCGCCGGGAATATTTATCGCCTGGATCCTCGCCAGAAAGAGGTTTGTCGGCAAGACCCTTCTCGATGGATTGACGCATCTGCCTCTTGTGTTGCCTCCTGTTGTAATTGGCTATCTATTGCTGGTTCTTCTTGGCCGAAATGGCGTCATCGGCGCATGGATATACAAGAACCTCGGAATCAGCTTCATCTTCAACTGGAAAGGGGCCGCCGTAGCGTCCGCTGTTGTGGCGTTTCCTCTCCTGGTAAGAGCGATTCGCCTTTCCATTGAACAGGTGGATGAAGGATTGGAAGCGGCCGCCAAAACTTTGGGAGCTGGGCCGATCCGGGTATTTTTCACAGTAACCGTGCCTTTGATTATGCCGGGGATCATTACCGGCGTTATTCTAGCGTTTGCCCGTAGCCTTAGCGAATTTGGAGCGACAATAACCTTTGTCTCAAACATTCCGGGACAAACTCGGACCTTGCCTTTAGCGCTATATACGCTGACACAGGTCCCGGACGGCGAAGCCGGAGCAATGCGTTTATGCGCAATTTCCGTGATTGTGGCGTTTGTGGCGTTGATGCTGTCGGAATTCAGCTCCAGATACGTTTTGAATAGGATTCGAGGCTAA